Proteins from one Juglans microcarpa x Juglans regia isolate MS1-56 chromosome 1S, Jm3101_v1.0, whole genome shotgun sequence genomic window:
- the LOC121246233 gene encoding extra-large guanine nucleotide-binding protein 1-like isoform X2 has protein sequence MPPFETSDADYGAEFSFAVEYSGPPVTYDLPCAVPIKVERIPVAAAVAQVSLSDKLSLPVVQPLLAPDPRGKKFSKELKTLGSDSSTLVSPTSVIAFDRNNGRDCKELELVSEATVSPTSVIAFEEGNTSNRCYFRSDELSSSRALEFSNGQYASGELCDVANSSREFGFSSISHEHSPELLGGAGISSTIEFSDSFDKSLTSSLASRVSCSQKESLDTNNDLSQADWVSNESVSSFDYPSSQVSSMKVVDGNNESKCELIRTPVVTFRDFESVDAFDEEYTQDASEKRMPQVKGKKGSCYRCFMGNRFSEKEVCIVCDAKYCSNCVLRAMGSMPEGRKCVTCIGFPIDESKRGNLGKCSRMLKRLLNDLEVRQIMRTEKLCDANQLPPEYICVNAQPLSHEELIILQTCANPPEKLKPGKYWYDKVSGLWGKEGQKPSKIISPHLNVGGPIKPDASNGNTQVFINGREITKVELRMLQLSGVQCAGNPHFWLHDDGSYQEEGQKNTRGYLWGKAGTKLVCALLSLPVPSKFSNSCGEQGSNIVNRTVPDYLQQRILQKLLLVGYNGSGTSTIFKQAKILYNEVPFSAEERENIKLKIQSNVYGYLGILLEGREIFEEEELIDLKKKHCSRIIDPSGNLETIFPAATREYAPLVEELWNDPAIQATYNRRSELEMLPTVASYFLERAITVLRTDYEPSNLDILNAEGVTSLNGLACVDFSFPQSAPDADIDAADQHDSLLRYQLIRVHARGLGENCKWLEMFEDVGMVIFCVALSDYDQFSVDGNGSITNKMVQSRQLFEFIVNHSTFDQMDFLLILNKFDLFEEKIERVPLTQCDWFHDFHPVLGRHHSNSNSNSINNSPSLGHLASHYIAVKFKRLYSSLTGRKLYVSLVKGLEPDTVDAALKYAREILKWDEERANFSLSEYSIYSTEVSSSQ, from the exons ATGCCTCCATTTGAGACCTCCGATGCCGATTATGGTGCCGAGTTCTCGTTTGCCGTCGAATACAGTGGCCCGCCCGTAACCTACGATCTCCCCTGTGCCGTTCCAATTAAAGTTGAGCGGATTCCCGTTGCTGCCGCTGTCGCCCAGGTCTCCCTGTCTGATAAACTGTCCCTGCCAGTGGTGCAGCCGCTCTTAGCTCCCGATCCTCGGGGTAAAAAGTTCTCCAAAGAGCTAAAGACGTTGGGTTCTGACTCTTCTACTTTGGTTTCTCCAACTTCGGTGATTGCGTTCGACCGAAATAATGGTCGTGATTGCAAAGAGCTAGAGTTAGTTTCTGAAGCAACTGTGTCTCCTACTTCTGTGATTGCCTTTGAGGAGGGAAATACGAGCAATCGGTGTTATTTCCGGTCAGATGAGTTGAGTAGCTCCCGTGCATTAGAGTTTTCCAATGGCCAGTACGCTTCCGGTGAATTGTGTGATGTAGCAAACAGCTCGAGAGAATTTGGGTTCTCGTCCATCAGTCATGAGCATTCCCCTGAGTTATTAGGTGGAGCTGGGATCTCGAGCACGATAGAGTTTTCCGATAGTTTCGACAAGTCACTAACAAGCTCGCTGGCCTCAAGGGTTTCGTGTAGTCAAAAGGAGAGTTTAGACACAAATAATGACTTGAGTCAAGCAGATTGGGTTTCAAATGAGTCGGTGTCGAGTTTTGATTACCCTTCATCTCAGGTGTCTTCTATGAAGGTTGTGGATGGCAATAATGAATCGAAATGCGAACTTATACGAACCCCAGTTGTGACTTTTCGTGATTTCGAGTCTGTTGATGCTTTTGATGAGGAATATACTCAGGATGCGTCTGAGAAGCGAATGCCTCAAGTGAAAGGGAAGAAAGGTTCATGCTATCGATGCTTTATGGGAAATAGGTTCTCTGAAAAGGAGGTTTGCATTGTCTGTGATGCAAAATATTGTAGCAATTGTGTTCTTAGAGCTATGGGATCGATGCCAGAAGGTAGGAAATGTGTTACTTGCATTGGATTCCCGATTGACGAGTCAAAACGAGGGAATTTGGGGAAGTGCTCTCGGATGCTTAAGCGGCTGCTTAATGACTTGGAGGTTCGACAGATAATGAGGACTGAGAAGTTGTGTGACGCAAATCAGCTACCACCGGAGTATATTTGTGTGAATGCACAACCTCTTTCGCATGAGGAACTGATTATATTGCAGACCTGCGCAAACCCACCGGAGAAGCTCAAACCGGGGAAATATTGGTATGATAAAGTATCTGGTCTGTGGGGAAAG GAAGGACAGAAACCTTCAAAGATTATTAGTCCCCACTTGAATGTTGGAGGTCCCATCAAGCCAGATGCTAGCAATGGAAACACACAAGTTTTTATAAATGGACGGGAGATTACTAAAGTAGAGCTTCGGATGCTACAG TTGTCAGGAGTTCAATGTGCCGGTAACCCACACTTTTGGCTGCATGATGATGGATCATACCAAGAAGAGGGACAAAAGAATACAAGAGGCTATCTATGGGGCAAG GCTGGAACAAAGCTTGTTTGTGCTCTCTTGTCACTTCCTGTtccttctaaattttcaaattcttgtgGAGAACAAGGGAGTAATATAGTTAACAGAACTGTTCCTGACTACCTTCAGCAGAGAATACTTCAGAAGCTTCTATTAGTTGGATATAATGGATCTGGAACGAGTACTATATTTAAGCAG GCCAAGATTCTTTATAACGAAGTTCCTTTTTCTGCTGAAGAGCGAGAAAATATTAAGTTGAAGATCCAGAGCAATGTGTATGGCTATCTTGGTATACTGCTTGAGGGTCGTGAAatttttgaagaagaagagctcATTGATTTAAAGAAAAAGCATTGTTCTCGTATCATTGACCCCTCAG GAAATTTGGAAACTATCTTTCCAGCTGCTACTCGGGAATATGCTCCACTGGTTGAGGAGTTATGGAATGATCCAGCCATTCAGGCCACATACAATCGAAGAAGTGAATTGGAAATGCTACCTACTGTTGCTAGTTATTTCCTAGAGCGG GCCATTACAGTATTGAGAACAGACTATGAACCGTCAAATTTGGATATCCTAAATGCTGAAGGTGTTACTTCATTAAATGGGCTTGCTTGTGTGGACTTCTCATTTCCCCAGTCAGCACCTGATGCTGACATTGATGCTGCTGATCAGCATGATTCTTTACTTAG GTACCAGCTAATTAGAGTACATGCAAGAGGCTTGGGAGAAAACTGCAAGTGGCTAGAGATGTTTGAAGATGTTGGAATGGTCATTTTCTGTGTTGCCCTCAGTGACTATGACCAGTTTTCTGTTGATGGTAATGGTTCTATCACTAACAAGATGGTGCAGAGCAGACAGTTATTTGAATTTATTGTGAATCATTCAACCTTTGATCAGATGGACTTCCTTTTGATACTAAACAAATTCGATCTATTTGAGGAAAAGATAGAACGAGTACCATTGACTCAATGTGACTGGTTTCATGATTTTCATCCGGTGCTCGGTCGTCATCACTCCAATAGCAACAGCAACAGCATCAATAATAGCCCTTCTCTGGGTCATCTGGCATCCCACTACATTGCTGTGAAGTTCAAGAGACTTTATTCTTCTCTCACTGGGCGGAAGCTGTATGTTTCTCTGGTGAAGGGGCTGGAGCCTGATACTGTTGATGCAGCTCTTAAATATGCAAGGGAGATTTTGAAATGGGATGAAGAGAGAGCCAACTTCAGCCTGAGCGAGTATTCAATTTATAGTACTGAGGTGAGCTCCTCTCAGTGA
- the LOC121246233 gene encoding extra-large guanine nucleotide-binding protein 1-like isoform X3 produces MPPFETSDADYGAEFSFAVEYSGPPVTYDLPCAVPIKVERIPVAAAVAQVSLSDKLSLPVVQPLLAPDPRGKKFSKELKTLGSDSSTLVSPTSVIAFDRNNGRDCKELELVSEATVSPTSVIAFEEGNTSNRCYFRSDELSSSRALEFSNGQYASGELCDVANSSREFGFSSISHEHSPELLGGAGISSTIEFSDSFDKSLTSSLASRVSCSQKESLDTNNDLSQADWVSNESVSSFDYPSSQVSSMKVVDGNNESKCELIRTPVVTFRDFESVDAFDEEYTQDASEKRMPQVKGKKGSCYRCFMGNRFSEKEVCIVCDAKYCSNCVLRAMGSMPEGRKCVTCIGFPIDESKRGNLGKCSRMLKRLLNDLEVRQIMRTEKLCDANQLPPEYICVNAQPLSHEELIILQTCANPPEKLKPGKYWYDKVSGLWGKEGQKPSKIISPHLNVGGPIKPDASNGNTQVFINGREITKVELRMLQLSGVQCAGNPHFWLHDDGSYQEEGQKNTRGYLWGKAGTKLVCALLSLPVPSKFSNSCGEQGSNIVNRTVPDYLQQRILQKLLLVGYNGSGTSTIFKQAKILYNEVPFSAEERENIKLKIQSNVYGYLGILLEGREIFEEEELIDLKKKHCSRIIDPSGNTGNNDDKTIYSVGPRLKVFSDWLLKTMVSGNLETIFPAATREYAPLVEELWNDPAIQATYNRRSELEMLPTVASYFLERAITVLRTDYEPSNLDILNAEGVTSLNGLACVDFSFPQSAPDADIDAADQHDSLLRYQLIRVHARGLGENCKWLEMFEDVGMVIFCVALSDYDQFSVDDGLPFDTKQIRSI; encoded by the exons ATGCCTCCATTTGAGACCTCCGATGCCGATTATGGTGCCGAGTTCTCGTTTGCCGTCGAATACAGTGGCCCGCCCGTAACCTACGATCTCCCCTGTGCCGTTCCAATTAAAGTTGAGCGGATTCCCGTTGCTGCCGCTGTCGCCCAGGTCTCCCTGTCTGATAAACTGTCCCTGCCAGTGGTGCAGCCGCTCTTAGCTCCCGATCCTCGGGGTAAAAAGTTCTCCAAAGAGCTAAAGACGTTGGGTTCTGACTCTTCTACTTTGGTTTCTCCAACTTCGGTGATTGCGTTCGACCGAAATAATGGTCGTGATTGCAAAGAGCTAGAGTTAGTTTCTGAAGCAACTGTGTCTCCTACTTCTGTGATTGCCTTTGAGGAGGGAAATACGAGCAATCGGTGTTATTTCCGGTCAGATGAGTTGAGTAGCTCCCGTGCATTAGAGTTTTCCAATGGCCAGTACGCTTCCGGTGAATTGTGTGATGTAGCAAACAGCTCGAGAGAATTTGGGTTCTCGTCCATCAGTCATGAGCATTCCCCTGAGTTATTAGGTGGAGCTGGGATCTCGAGCACGATAGAGTTTTCCGATAGTTTCGACAAGTCACTAACAAGCTCGCTGGCCTCAAGGGTTTCGTGTAGTCAAAAGGAGAGTTTAGACACAAATAATGACTTGAGTCAAGCAGATTGGGTTTCAAATGAGTCGGTGTCGAGTTTTGATTACCCTTCATCTCAGGTGTCTTCTATGAAGGTTGTGGATGGCAATAATGAATCGAAATGCGAACTTATACGAACCCCAGTTGTGACTTTTCGTGATTTCGAGTCTGTTGATGCTTTTGATGAGGAATATACTCAGGATGCGTCTGAGAAGCGAATGCCTCAAGTGAAAGGGAAGAAAGGTTCATGCTATCGATGCTTTATGGGAAATAGGTTCTCTGAAAAGGAGGTTTGCATTGTCTGTGATGCAAAATATTGTAGCAATTGTGTTCTTAGAGCTATGGGATCGATGCCAGAAGGTAGGAAATGTGTTACTTGCATTGGATTCCCGATTGACGAGTCAAAACGAGGGAATTTGGGGAAGTGCTCTCGGATGCTTAAGCGGCTGCTTAATGACTTGGAGGTTCGACAGATAATGAGGACTGAGAAGTTGTGTGACGCAAATCAGCTACCACCGGAGTATATTTGTGTGAATGCACAACCTCTTTCGCATGAGGAACTGATTATATTGCAGACCTGCGCAAACCCACCGGAGAAGCTCAAACCGGGGAAATATTGGTATGATAAAGTATCTGGTCTGTGGGGAAAG GAAGGACAGAAACCTTCAAAGATTATTAGTCCCCACTTGAATGTTGGAGGTCCCATCAAGCCAGATGCTAGCAATGGAAACACACAAGTTTTTATAAATGGACGGGAGATTACTAAAGTAGAGCTTCGGATGCTACAG TTGTCAGGAGTTCAATGTGCCGGTAACCCACACTTTTGGCTGCATGATGATGGATCATACCAAGAAGAGGGACAAAAGAATACAAGAGGCTATCTATGGGGCAAG GCTGGAACAAAGCTTGTTTGTGCTCTCTTGTCACTTCCTGTtccttctaaattttcaaattcttgtgGAGAACAAGGGAGTAATATAGTTAACAGAACTGTTCCTGACTACCTTCAGCAGAGAATACTTCAGAAGCTTCTATTAGTTGGATATAATGGATCTGGAACGAGTACTATATTTAAGCAG GCCAAGATTCTTTATAACGAAGTTCCTTTTTCTGCTGAAGAGCGAGAAAATATTAAGTTGAAGATCCAGAGCAATGTGTATGGCTATCTTGGTATACTGCTTGAGGGTCGTGAAatttttgaagaagaagagctcATTGATTTAAAGAAAAAGCATTGTTCTCGTATCATTGACCCCTCAG GGAACACAGGCAACAATGATGACAAAACTATTTATTCTGTTGGCCCAAGGCTGAAAGTTTTCTCCGATTGGCTTCTCAAAACTATGGTGTCAGGAAATTTGGAAACTATCTTTCCAGCTGCTACTCGGGAATATGCTCCACTGGTTGAGGAGTTATGGAATGATCCAGCCATTCAGGCCACATACAATCGAAGAAGTGAATTGGAAATGCTACCTACTGTTGCTAGTTATTTCCTAGAGCGG GCCATTACAGTATTGAGAACAGACTATGAACCGTCAAATTTGGATATCCTAAATGCTGAAGGTGTTACTTCATTAAATGGGCTTGCTTGTGTGGACTTCTCATTTCCCCAGTCAGCACCTGATGCTGACATTGATGCTGCTGATCAGCATGATTCTTTACTTAG GTACCAGCTAATTAGAGTACATGCAAGAGGCTTGGGAGAAAACTGCAAGTGGCTAGAGATGTTTGAAGATGTTGGAATGGTCATTTTCTGTGTTGCCCTCAGTGACTATGACCAGTTTTCTGTTGATG ATGGACTTCCTTTTGATACTAAACAAATTCGATCTATTTGA
- the LOC121246233 gene encoding extra-large guanine nucleotide-binding protein 1-like isoform X1 produces MPPFETSDADYGAEFSFAVEYSGPPVTYDLPCAVPIKVERIPVAAAVAQVSLSDKLSLPVVQPLLAPDPRGKKFSKELKTLGSDSSTLVSPTSVIAFDRNNGRDCKELELVSEATVSPTSVIAFEEGNTSNRCYFRSDELSSSRALEFSNGQYASGELCDVANSSREFGFSSISHEHSPELLGGAGISSTIEFSDSFDKSLTSSLASRVSCSQKESLDTNNDLSQADWVSNESVSSFDYPSSQVSSMKVVDGNNESKCELIRTPVVTFRDFESVDAFDEEYTQDASEKRMPQVKGKKGSCYRCFMGNRFSEKEVCIVCDAKYCSNCVLRAMGSMPEGRKCVTCIGFPIDESKRGNLGKCSRMLKRLLNDLEVRQIMRTEKLCDANQLPPEYICVNAQPLSHEELIILQTCANPPEKLKPGKYWYDKVSGLWGKEGQKPSKIISPHLNVGGPIKPDASNGNTQVFINGREITKVELRMLQLSGVQCAGNPHFWLHDDGSYQEEGQKNTRGYLWGKAGTKLVCALLSLPVPSKFSNSCGEQGSNIVNRTVPDYLQQRILQKLLLVGYNGSGTSTIFKQAKILYNEVPFSAEERENIKLKIQSNVYGYLGILLEGREIFEEEELIDLKKKHCSRIIDPSGNTGNNDDKTIYSVGPRLKVFSDWLLKTMVSGNLETIFPAATREYAPLVEELWNDPAIQATYNRRSELEMLPTVASYFLERAITVLRTDYEPSNLDILNAEGVTSLNGLACVDFSFPQSAPDADIDAADQHDSLLRYQLIRVHARGLGENCKWLEMFEDVGMVIFCVALSDYDQFSVDGNGSITNKMVQSRQLFEFIVNHSTFDQMDFLLILNKFDLFEEKIERVPLTQCDWFHDFHPVLGRHHSNSNSNSINNSPSLGHLASHYIAVKFKRLYSSLTGRKLYVSLVKGLEPDTVDAALKYAREILKWDEERANFSLSEYSIYSTEVSSSQ; encoded by the exons ATGCCTCCATTTGAGACCTCCGATGCCGATTATGGTGCCGAGTTCTCGTTTGCCGTCGAATACAGTGGCCCGCCCGTAACCTACGATCTCCCCTGTGCCGTTCCAATTAAAGTTGAGCGGATTCCCGTTGCTGCCGCTGTCGCCCAGGTCTCCCTGTCTGATAAACTGTCCCTGCCAGTGGTGCAGCCGCTCTTAGCTCCCGATCCTCGGGGTAAAAAGTTCTCCAAAGAGCTAAAGACGTTGGGTTCTGACTCTTCTACTTTGGTTTCTCCAACTTCGGTGATTGCGTTCGACCGAAATAATGGTCGTGATTGCAAAGAGCTAGAGTTAGTTTCTGAAGCAACTGTGTCTCCTACTTCTGTGATTGCCTTTGAGGAGGGAAATACGAGCAATCGGTGTTATTTCCGGTCAGATGAGTTGAGTAGCTCCCGTGCATTAGAGTTTTCCAATGGCCAGTACGCTTCCGGTGAATTGTGTGATGTAGCAAACAGCTCGAGAGAATTTGGGTTCTCGTCCATCAGTCATGAGCATTCCCCTGAGTTATTAGGTGGAGCTGGGATCTCGAGCACGATAGAGTTTTCCGATAGTTTCGACAAGTCACTAACAAGCTCGCTGGCCTCAAGGGTTTCGTGTAGTCAAAAGGAGAGTTTAGACACAAATAATGACTTGAGTCAAGCAGATTGGGTTTCAAATGAGTCGGTGTCGAGTTTTGATTACCCTTCATCTCAGGTGTCTTCTATGAAGGTTGTGGATGGCAATAATGAATCGAAATGCGAACTTATACGAACCCCAGTTGTGACTTTTCGTGATTTCGAGTCTGTTGATGCTTTTGATGAGGAATATACTCAGGATGCGTCTGAGAAGCGAATGCCTCAAGTGAAAGGGAAGAAAGGTTCATGCTATCGATGCTTTATGGGAAATAGGTTCTCTGAAAAGGAGGTTTGCATTGTCTGTGATGCAAAATATTGTAGCAATTGTGTTCTTAGAGCTATGGGATCGATGCCAGAAGGTAGGAAATGTGTTACTTGCATTGGATTCCCGATTGACGAGTCAAAACGAGGGAATTTGGGGAAGTGCTCTCGGATGCTTAAGCGGCTGCTTAATGACTTGGAGGTTCGACAGATAATGAGGACTGAGAAGTTGTGTGACGCAAATCAGCTACCACCGGAGTATATTTGTGTGAATGCACAACCTCTTTCGCATGAGGAACTGATTATATTGCAGACCTGCGCAAACCCACCGGAGAAGCTCAAACCGGGGAAATATTGGTATGATAAAGTATCTGGTCTGTGGGGAAAG GAAGGACAGAAACCTTCAAAGATTATTAGTCCCCACTTGAATGTTGGAGGTCCCATCAAGCCAGATGCTAGCAATGGAAACACACAAGTTTTTATAAATGGACGGGAGATTACTAAAGTAGAGCTTCGGATGCTACAG TTGTCAGGAGTTCAATGTGCCGGTAACCCACACTTTTGGCTGCATGATGATGGATCATACCAAGAAGAGGGACAAAAGAATACAAGAGGCTATCTATGGGGCAAG GCTGGAACAAAGCTTGTTTGTGCTCTCTTGTCACTTCCTGTtccttctaaattttcaaattcttgtgGAGAACAAGGGAGTAATATAGTTAACAGAACTGTTCCTGACTACCTTCAGCAGAGAATACTTCAGAAGCTTCTATTAGTTGGATATAATGGATCTGGAACGAGTACTATATTTAAGCAG GCCAAGATTCTTTATAACGAAGTTCCTTTTTCTGCTGAAGAGCGAGAAAATATTAAGTTGAAGATCCAGAGCAATGTGTATGGCTATCTTGGTATACTGCTTGAGGGTCGTGAAatttttgaagaagaagagctcATTGATTTAAAGAAAAAGCATTGTTCTCGTATCATTGACCCCTCAG GGAACACAGGCAACAATGATGACAAAACTATTTATTCTGTTGGCCCAAGGCTGAAAGTTTTCTCCGATTGGCTTCTCAAAACTATGGTGTCAGGAAATTTGGAAACTATCTTTCCAGCTGCTACTCGGGAATATGCTCCACTGGTTGAGGAGTTATGGAATGATCCAGCCATTCAGGCCACATACAATCGAAGAAGTGAATTGGAAATGCTACCTACTGTTGCTAGTTATTTCCTAGAGCGG GCCATTACAGTATTGAGAACAGACTATGAACCGTCAAATTTGGATATCCTAAATGCTGAAGGTGTTACTTCATTAAATGGGCTTGCTTGTGTGGACTTCTCATTTCCCCAGTCAGCACCTGATGCTGACATTGATGCTGCTGATCAGCATGATTCTTTACTTAG GTACCAGCTAATTAGAGTACATGCAAGAGGCTTGGGAGAAAACTGCAAGTGGCTAGAGATGTTTGAAGATGTTGGAATGGTCATTTTCTGTGTTGCCCTCAGTGACTATGACCAGTTTTCTGTTGATGGTAATGGTTCTATCACTAACAAGATGGTGCAGAGCAGACAGTTATTTGAATTTATTGTGAATCATTCAACCTTTGATCAGATGGACTTCCTTTTGATACTAAACAAATTCGATCTATTTGAGGAAAAGATAGAACGAGTACCATTGACTCAATGTGACTGGTTTCATGATTTTCATCCGGTGCTCGGTCGTCATCACTCCAATAGCAACAGCAACAGCATCAATAATAGCCCTTCTCTGGGTCATCTGGCATCCCACTACATTGCTGTGAAGTTCAAGAGACTTTATTCTTCTCTCACTGGGCGGAAGCTGTATGTTTCTCTGGTGAAGGGGCTGGAGCCTGATACTGTTGATGCAGCTCTTAAATATGCAAGGGAGATTTTGAAATGGGATGAAGAGAGAGCCAACTTCAGCCTGAGCGAGTATTCAATTTATAGTACTGAGGTGAGCTCCTCTCAGTGA